A genomic window from Deinococcus aetherius includes:
- a CDS encoding phosphatase domain-containing protein, with the protein MHVRGLPEGPLFLRDLFRKGATEHKGRVLGTLARITTARFTLIGDSGERDPETYARFVREHPGRAERLLIRDVGTPARRQEVERLLTPLGVPFGFLPAAP; encoded by the coding sequence CTGCACGTCCGCGGGCTTCCCGAGGGGCCGCTGTTCCTGCGCGACCTCTTCCGCAAGGGCGCCACCGAGCACAAGGGCCGCGTGCTGGGCACCCTGGCGCGGATCACCACCGCCCGGTTCACGTTGATCGGTGACAGCGGGGAGCGCGACCCGGAGACCTACGCTCGGTTCGTCCGGGAGCATCCGGGCCGGGCCGAACGCCTCCTGATCCGGGACGTCGGCACCCCGGCGCGTCGTCAGGAGGTCGAGCGGCTGCTCACGCCGCTGGGCGTTCCCTTCGGATTCCTGCCCGCCGCTCCCTGA
- a CDS encoding PIG-L deacetylase family protein, which yields MRRRHVLITTAVLGAAGLAAWINLPAVGRVFDAGADRIAALPPTAPFRPGQRVLVLSPHPDDETLCCAGLIQQARAAGARVFVAWATAGDGFELDAVLTRRVADPSPQDMRALGDTRTAEARRAVALLGVPPERTFMLGYPDGGLFRLFTTHYAEPYTAPRTGSGAVYVQGALTPGAPYTGRALEADLTRVLGRVRPDLVLAPAPQDFHTDHRTLSYLAMRLLSARGQEARLRYWVVHGGLEWPLPKGLHAGLPLTLPPLAKTLPWARADLTPAQVARKRAAVDAYRTQTRVMGRFMHAFVRQNELLSADPLPEERGADGLEVSPTSR from the coding sequence ATGCGCAGACGGCACGTCCTGATCACCACGGCGGTTCTCGGCGCGGCTGGCCTCGCGGCCTGGATCAACCTGCCCGCCGTGGGGCGGGTGTTCGACGCGGGGGCGGACCGGATCGCGGCCCTGCCGCCCACGGCCCCCTTCCGCCCCGGCCAGCGGGTGCTGGTCCTCTCGCCGCACCCGGACGACGAGACGCTGTGCTGCGCGGGGCTGATCCAGCAGGCCCGGGCGGCCGGGGCACGGGTGTTCGTGGCCTGGGCGACCGCCGGGGACGGGTTCGAGCTGGACGCGGTGCTGACCCGGCGCGTGGCCGACCCCAGCCCCCAGGACATGCGCGCCCTGGGGGACACCCGGACCGCCGAGGCGCGGCGGGCCGTGGCGCTGCTGGGCGTGCCCCCGGAACGGACCTTCATGCTCGGGTATCCGGACGGCGGGCTCTTCCGGCTCTTCACCACCCATTACGCGGAGCCCTACACCGCGCCGCGCACCGGGTCGGGGGCCGTGTACGTGCAGGGGGCCCTGACGCCCGGCGCGCCGTACACCGGGCGGGCGCTGGAGGCCGACTTGACGCGGGTGCTGGGCCGGGTACGGCCCGACCTGGTGCTCGCCCCCGCCCCGCAGGACTTCCACACCGACCACCGCACCCTCTCCTACCTGGCCATGCGGCTGTTGAGTGCGCGGGGCCAGGAGGCGAGGCTGCGGTACTGGGTGGTCCACGGCGGCCTGGAGTGGCCGCTGCCCAAGGGCCTGCACGCGGGGCTGCCGCTCACCTTGCCGCCCCTGGCGAAGACCTTGCCGTGGGCCCGGGCGGACCTGACCCCCGCCCAGGTCGCGCGCAAGCGGGCGGCGGTGGACGCCTACCGCACCCAGACGCGGGTGATGGGGCGTTTCATGCACGCCTTCGTGCGGCAGAACGAACTGCTCAGTGCGGACCCGCTGCCGGAGGAGAGGGGGGCAGATGGTCTGGAGGTGAGTCCGACTTCAAGGTAG
- a CDS encoding winged helix-turn-helix domain-containing protein, with protein sequence MKPPEIEDEARISGAFPGRSATGRGLDLWTEGGHTPSLPARDRTEHWNGAPEVGGCSGPVQSSVFQEQSSPADRRSQTWRLPGGFVLDPGSRGLSRDGVRSALTHREFALLELLASQPGRVFTRTEIIAGVWAGKARVQPRVIDVHVRAIRRKTGPQVIETSRCAGYRLGAVT encoded by the coding sequence ATGAAGCCTCCGGAGATCGAGGACGAGGCCCGGATCAGCGGCGCGTTCCCGGGCAGGTCGGCCACCGGCCGCGGGCTGGACCTGTGGACGGAGGGGGGCCACACGCCCTCCCTCCCGGCACGCGACAGGACTGAACACTGGAACGGCGCCCCGGAAGTGGGGGGTTGCTCCGGTCCGGTCCAGTCTTCCGTCTTCCAGGAACAGTCCTCCCCGGCGGACCGGCGGTCCCAGACGTGGCGGCTGCCGGGCGGGTTCGTGCTCGATCCGGGGAGCAGGGGGCTGTCCCGTGACGGCGTCCGGTCGGCGCTGACCCACCGGGAATTCGCCCTGCTCGAACTGCTGGCGAGCCAACCCGGTCGCGTCTTCACCCGGACGGAGATCATCGCGGGCGTCTGGGCCGGGAAGGCCCGGGTTCAGCCCAGGGTGATCGACGTGCACGTTCGCGCCATCCGCCGCAAGACCGGGCCGCAGGTCATCGAGACGTCCCGCTGCGCCGGGTACCGGCTGGGGGCGGTCACGTGA
- a CDS encoding FtsX-like permease family protein: MTSLWLRGLMARRPLRLWGSALGVGLTVAFLAFLLSFIAAGTANMTRRAVASVPVDWQVLLGQNTGRAQAEAAIRAASPVRTLAAVGYADVPGFTAHTGGTVQTTGAGKVLGLPPGYRAAFPAELRPLIGSPDGVVLSQQTAANLHAAVGDTVTIGRYGAAPVGLRVAGIADLPQADSLFQAVGAPKGLAPQAPPDNVLLLPRARWDALFAPQKAARPDTVREQLHVRLGTALPSNPGRAFAQAGTLANNVEARLSGGAVVGNNLAAKLDGAREDALYAQALFLFLGLPGALLAGALTLSVAGASAGQRRTEAALLRVRGAGDRTILRLGAAEALLVAGVGTVLGLLAYALLSPLVTPGTAVGLPLLALPVLAGLILSLLAVLLPTLGAVRSSTVAAQRQVVGRAGTPLWQRLSLDLLLLVLAGVMFWRSAAGGYQLVLAPEGVPQASIQIEAFVAPLALWLGGTLLAMRLLGLLLRRGALTRLLRPLAGTLAGTVAAALGRQRSLLTRGAALVALATAFAVSTSIFNATYNDQARVDAVLTNGADVTVTGTANGPAGPRLAALGALPGVAGTQPLIHRFAYVGADLQDIYGIDAAHFTQVSRLSNTYFGGTTAQGALAKLRARPDALFVSQETVNDYQLSLGDRLNLRLLNARTHGYGTVPFTFVGVVREFPTAPKDSFLVANASYLAKATGNPVAEVALLKVSGSPQAVVDAARQATRDLPGVTVTDLATVRSRIASGLTAVNLAGLSRIELAFAALLLAGATGLVLALGLAERRRTFTVLGALGATQKQLGAFLSGEALVVVGLGGVFGGVIGLGVAQTLIKLLQGVFDPPPEVMVLPWPYLVGLLAAAALSTLAALRLARAASNRRVTEVLRAG, from the coding sequence ATGACCAGCCTGTGGTTGCGCGGTTTGATGGCGCGCCGTCCCCTGCGCCTGTGGGGGAGCGCGCTGGGGGTCGGTCTGACCGTCGCCTTCCTGGCCTTCCTGCTGTCGTTCATCGCGGCGGGCACGGCCAACATGACCCGCCGGGCCGTGGCCTCGGTCCCGGTGGACTGGCAGGTGCTGCTGGGGCAGAACACCGGCCGCGCCCAGGCCGAGGCGGCCATCCGCGCCGCCAGCCCGGTCCGGACCCTTGCGGCGGTCGGGTACGCGGACGTGCCCGGCTTCACGGCCCACACGGGCGGCACCGTCCAGACCACCGGGGCGGGCAAGGTGCTGGGGTTGCCGCCGGGCTACCGCGCCGCCTTCCCCGCCGAGCTGCGTCCCCTGATCGGGTCGCCGGACGGCGTGGTGCTATCGCAGCAGACGGCGGCGAACCTGCACGCCGCCGTGGGCGACACGGTGACCATCGGACGCTACGGGGCCGCCCCGGTGGGGCTGCGGGTCGCCGGGATCGCCGACCTGCCGCAGGCCGACTCGCTGTTCCAGGCGGTCGGGGCCCCCAAGGGCCTCGCCCCGCAGGCGCCGCCGGACAACGTGCTGCTGCTCCCCCGTGCCCGGTGGGACGCGCTGTTCGCTCCCCAGAAGGCCGCGCGGCCCGACACCGTGCGCGAGCAGCTCCACGTGCGGCTGGGCACCGCGCTCCCCAGCAACCCAGGCCGGGCCTTCGCGCAGGCCGGGACGCTCGCCAACAACGTCGAGGCGCGGCTCTCGGGCGGGGCCGTGGTCGGCAACAACCTGGCGGCCAAGCTGGACGGGGCACGGGAGGACGCCCTGTACGCGCAGGCGCTGTTCCTGTTCCTGGGGCTGCCGGGGGCCCTGCTCGCCGGGGCGCTGACCCTGAGCGTCGCGGGGGCGAGCGCCGGGCAGCGCCGGACCGAGGCGGCCCTGCTGCGGGTGCGGGGAGCGGGCGACCGCACCATCCTGCGGCTGGGAGCGGCGGAGGCCCTGCTGGTGGCGGGCGTCGGCACCGTGCTGGGCCTCCTGGCGTACGCGCTGCTCTCGCCCCTGGTCACGCCGGGCACGGCGGTGGGCCTCCCCCTGCTCGCGCTGCCCGTCCTGGCGGGGCTGATCCTCTCGCTGCTGGCCGTCCTGCTCCCCACCCTGGGGGCCGTCCGGTCGTCCACGGTCGCCGCCCAGCGGCAGGTCGTGGGCCGGGCCGGGACGCCGCTGTGGCAGCGCCTCTCCCTCGACCTGCTGCTGCTCGTCCTGGCCGGGGTGATGTTCTGGCGCAGCGCCGCCGGGGGCTACCAGCTCGTCCTGGCGCCGGAAGGCGTCCCCCAGGCGAGCATCCAGATCGAGGCCTTTGTCGCGCCGCTGGCCCTGTGGCTGGGCGGCACCCTGCTGGCGATGCGGCTGCTGGGCCTGCTGCTGCGGCGGGGCGCGCTGACCCGGCTGCTGCGGCCCCTGGCCGGGACCCTGGCGGGGACCGTCGCAGCGGCGCTGGGACGGCAACGCTCGCTCCTGACGCGCGGGGCGGCGCTCGTCGCGCTCGCCACCGCCTTCGCGGTCTCCACCTCGATCTTCAACGCGACCTACAACGACCAGGCGCGGGTGGACGCCGTGCTCACCAACGGGGCGGACGTGACCGTGACGGGCACCGCGAACGGCCCGGCCGGGCCACGGCTGGCCGCCCTGGGGGCCCTGCCGGGCGTGGCGGGCACCCAGCCGCTGATCCACCGCTTCGCCTACGTGGGGGCGGACCTCCAGGACATCTACGGCATCGACGCCGCGCACTTCACTCAGGTCAGCCGCCTGTCGAACACCTACTTCGGGGGGACGACGGCGCAGGGGGCACTGGCGAAGCTCCGGGCCCGCCCCGACGCCCTGTTCGTCTCGCAGGAGACGGTCAACGACTACCAGCTCTCGCTCGGGGACCGGCTGAACCTGCGGCTGCTGAACGCCCGCACCCATGGGTACGGGACCGTCCCCTTCACCTTCGTCGGCGTGGTGCGCGAGTTCCCCACCGCCCCCAAGGACTCCTTCCTGGTCGCCAACGCGAGCTACCTCGCCAAGGCGACCGGCAACCCGGTGGCCGAGGTGGCGCTCCTCAAGGTGAGCGGGTCCCCGCAGGCGGTGGTGGACGCTGCCCGCCAGGCGACCCGCGACCTGCCCGGCGTGACGGTCACGGACCTCGCCACGGTGCGCAGCCGGATCGCGTCGGGCCTCACGGCGGTCAACCTCGCGGGCCTGTCCCGTATCGAGCTGGCCTTCGCGGCCCTGCTGCTCGCGGGGGCGACCGGGCTGGTGCTGGCCCTCGGGCTGGCCGAGCGCCGCCGCACCTTCACGGTGCTGGGTGCCCTGGGCGCCACCCAGAAGCAGCTCGGCGCCTTCCTGTCGGGCGAGGCGCTGGTCGTCGTGGGACTCGGCGGGGTGTTCGGGGGCGTGATCGGCCTGGGGGTCGCGCAGACCCTGATCAAGCTGCTCCAGGGGGTCTTCGACCCGCCGCCCGAGGTGATGGTGCTGCCCTGGCCCTACCTGGTGGGCCTGCTGGCCGCCGCCGCGCTGAGCACCCTGGCCGCCCTGCGGCTGGCGCGGGCCGCCTCCAACCGGCGGGTGACCGAGGTGCTGCGGGCGGGCTGA
- a CDS encoding ABC transporter ATP-binding protein yields the protein MSILEAVDLYRFYHVADEEVRALRGVSLDLAPGELVALLGASGSGKSTLLSCLAGLDDPDGGAVTVAGERLTRRPEAQRAGVRARHLGVMLQGGNLLAHLNVLDNVTLTGQLLGQPDEARALDLLGQLGLDHRRHAFPAQLSGGEVARVSLAAALAHRPAALLADEPTAEVDAATEERVIGVIEAFVRGEGRGGRGAVIATHSPRLAARAGRVLRLKDGRWQDA from the coding sequence GTGTCCATTCTGGAGGCCGTGGACCTGTACCGCTTCTACCACGTCGCGGACGAGGAGGTGCGCGCCCTGCGCGGGGTCAGCCTGGACCTGGCGCCGGGGGAACTGGTCGCCTTGCTGGGCGCCTCCGGCAGCGGCAAGAGCACCCTGCTCTCTTGCCTGGCCGGGCTGGACGACCCGGACGGCGGCGCGGTGACGGTGGCGGGCGAGCGGCTGACCCGGCGGCCCGAGGCGCAACGGGCGGGGGTGCGGGCGCGGCACCTGGGCGTGATGTTGCAGGGCGGGAATCTGCTCGCGCACCTGAACGTGCTCGACAACGTGACCCTGACCGGGCAGCTGCTCGGTCAGCCCGACGAGGCCCGTGCGCTGGACCTGCTGGGGCAGCTCGGGTTGGACCACCGGCGGCATGCCTTCCCAGCGCAGCTCTCTGGGGGGGAGGTCGCGCGCGTCTCGCTCGCGGCGGCCCTGGCGCACCGCCCCGCCGCGCTGCTGGCCGACGAGCCGACCGCCGAGGTGGACGCGGCGACCGAGGAACGGGTGATCGGCGTGATTGAGGCGTTCGTGCGGGGGGAAGGGCGCGGCGGACGCGGCGCCGTGATCGCCACCCACAGTCCCCGGCTGGCCGCCCGGGCGGGCCGCGTGCTGCGGCTGAAAGACGGGAGGTGGCAGGATGCCTGA
- a CDS encoding NRAMP family divalent metal transporter, protein MSRTAPRPRTVSWRRLLGPGLITGASDDDPSGIATYSQVGAQFGSGLLWTMLFTFPLMAATQEISARIGRVTGRGLASNLREFAPAPLLYGVTALLVGANVINLGADLGAMGAALRLLIGGHAHLYTVLLALLSVALLVFVPYSRYVRWLRWLTLSLFTYVATVFVVRVPWGEALRATLLPHLSWNAASLQALVAVLGTTISPYLFFWQASQEVEEARAEPGETRLRHRPDLAPAQFRRIRLDTLVGMGFSNLVAYFIILTAAVTLHASGQTHIATAAQAAQALRPVAGRLAFALFALGIVGTGLLAVPVLAGSAAFAVGEALRWPVGLARRPLEARGFYLVLGASALLGVGLNFTPVDPIRALFLAAVVNGVVSAPVMAAMLLLASSRRVMGEFVLPPGLKVLGWIAALVMLTSSVLMLATLGR, encoded by the coding sequence GTGAGCCGGACCGCACCCCGCCCCCGGACGGTTTCCTGGCGGCGCCTGCTCGGGCCCGGCCTGATCACCGGGGCGTCGGACGACGATCCCAGCGGCATCGCCACCTACTCGCAGGTCGGGGCGCAGTTCGGCTCCGGCCTGCTGTGGACGATGCTGTTCACCTTCCCGCTGATGGCCGCCACCCAGGAGATCAGCGCGCGCATCGGGCGGGTCACCGGGCGCGGGCTGGCGAGCAACCTGCGCGAGTTCGCCCCGGCCCCGCTGCTGTACGGCGTCACGGCCCTGCTGGTGGGGGCGAACGTCATCAACCTGGGGGCCGACCTGGGCGCGATGGGGGCGGCCCTGCGCCTCCTGATCGGCGGGCACGCCCACCTCTACACCGTGCTCCTCGCGCTGCTGTCGGTCGCGCTGCTGGTGTTCGTGCCGTACTCCCGCTATGTGCGGTGGCTGCGGTGGCTGACCCTCTCGCTCTTCACCTACGTCGCCACGGTGTTCGTGGTGCGGGTGCCGTGGGGCGAGGCGCTGCGGGCCACCCTCCTGCCCCACCTGAGCTGGAACGCGGCCAGCCTCCAGGCCCTGGTCGCGGTGCTCGGCACGACCATCAGCCCTTACCTCTTCTTCTGGCAGGCCTCGCAGGAGGTCGAGGAGGCGCGGGCCGAGCCCGGGGAGACGCGGCTGCGCCACCGCCCCGACCTCGCCCCCGCGCAGTTCCGGCGCATCCGGCTCGACACCCTGGTCGGCATGGGCTTCTCGAACCTGGTGGCCTACTTCATCATCCTGACGGCCGCCGTGACGCTCCACGCCTCGGGGCAAACCCACATCGCGACGGCGGCGCAGGCGGCGCAGGCCCTGCGACCCGTCGCGGGCCGCCTCGCCTTCGCCCTCTTCGCGCTCGGGATCGTCGGGACAGGCCTGCTCGCGGTGCCGGTGCTCGCGGGCTCGGCCGCCTTCGCGGTGGGCGAGGCGCTGCGCTGGCCCGTGGGCCTGGCCCGCAGGCCCCTGGAGGCCCGGGGCTTCTACCTCGTCCTGGGCGCCTCGGCCCTGCTCGGGGTGGGGCTGAACTTCACGCCGGTCGACCCCATCCGCGCGCTGTTTCTCGCGGCGGTCGTCAACGGGGTGGTGAGCGCCCCGGTGATGGCGGCGATGCTGCTGCTGGCGTCGAGCCGCCGGGTGATGGGGGAGTTCGTCCTGCCCCCCGGGCTGAAGGTCCTCGGCTGGATCGCCGCCCTGGTGATGCTCACGTCGAGCGTCCTGATGCTGGCGACCCTGGGCCGGTGA
- a CDS encoding ABC transporter ATP-binding protein yields MDVSPRRLTPGPVPPRASFRPVDAAATPLAEARGVSRTFTVGGQEVTALRETTLRVRPGDRIALLGPSGSGKSTLLHLLGGLDTPTTGTVSWPTLGEAGSLRPGKVAFVFQAQSLMPPLTALENVALPLLLVGETPEAATREARRALDTLELLALADQLPEELSGGQAQRVAVARALVTRPRLVLADEPTGQLDSVTAAHLMDVLLSALEPGAALVMATHDEAVARRLDTLWRMEGGRLLSRATKEGTS; encoded by the coding sequence GTGGACGTCTCACCCCGGCGGCTGACCCCCGGGCCCGTTCCCCCACGCGCGTCGTTCCGGCCGGTGGACGCGGCGGCCACTCCGCTGGCCGAGGCGCGCGGGGTCAGCCGGACCTTTACCGTCGGCGGGCAGGAGGTCACCGCCCTGCGGGAGACGACGCTCCGGGTGCGCCCCGGCGACCGGATCGCGCTGCTGGGCCCGTCCGGCAGCGGCAAGAGCACCCTGCTGCACCTGCTGGGCGGGCTGGACACGCCGACCACGGGGACGGTGAGCTGGCCCACGCTGGGTGAGGCGGGCAGCCTGCGGCCCGGCAAGGTCGCCTTCGTCTTCCAGGCGCAGAGCCTGATGCCGCCCCTGACTGCGCTGGAGAACGTGGCGCTCCCGCTGCTGCTGGTCGGTGAAACCCCCGAGGCAGCCACGAGGGAAGCCCGGCGGGCCCTGGACACCCTGGAATTGCTGGCGCTCGCCGATCAGCTGCCCGAGGAACTCTCCGGCGGTCAGGCCCAGCGGGTGGCGGTCGCGCGGGCGCTCGTCACCCGGCCCCGGCTGGTCCTGGCCGACGAGCCCACCGGGCAACTTGACTCCGTCACCGCCGCGCACCTGATGGACGTGCTGCTCTCGGCGCTCGAACCCGGGGCGGCGCTGGTGATGGCCACCCACGACGAGGCCGTGGCGCGGCGCCTCGACACCCTCTGGCGCATGGAGGGCGGCAGGCTTCTGAGCCGGGCCACCAAGGAGGGAACCTCATGA
- a CDS encoding phosphatase PAP2 family protein, with the protein MTGSLTDLARRAQPATLLRLFLGILLPLTVLGLIGEDVLEKERFAFETPAMLWLHGHAGGALTGLSVFMNYFGGPLVMGVVIVLLPTIFWFTRHRPQALFALLALGGAAGVQAIMKRIFQRPRPELWPRLVTETGASFPSGHSTVAAALAVLVVLLLWPTRLRWPALVLGAGYYALMALSRVVLGVHYPTDVLAGGLTSLVWVLGTYQILRGRLLPQHAGRA; encoded by the coding sequence ATGACGGGTTCCCTGACCGACCTGGCGAGGCGCGCGCAGCCGGCCACCCTGCTGCGCCTGTTTCTCGGCATCCTGCTGCCCCTGACCGTGCTGGGCTTGATCGGCGAGGACGTGCTCGAGAAGGAGCGTTTCGCCTTCGAGACGCCCGCGATGCTCTGGCTGCACGGGCACGCGGGTGGGGCGCTGACCGGCCTCAGCGTCTTCATGAACTATTTCGGGGGCCCCTTGGTGATGGGCGTGGTGATCGTGCTGCTCCCGACCATCTTCTGGTTCACCCGCCACCGGCCCCAGGCGCTGTTCGCCCTGCTGGCCCTGGGCGGCGCGGCGGGCGTCCAGGCCATCATGAAGCGCATCTTCCAGCGGCCCCGGCCCGAGCTGTGGCCGCGGCTGGTGACGGAGACGGGCGCCTCGTTTCCGAGCGGGCACAGCACCGTCGCGGCGGCGCTCGCCGTCCTGGTGGTGCTCCTGCTGTGGCCCACCCGCCTGCGCTGGCCGGCCCTGGTGCTGGGCGCGGGCTATTACGCCCTGATGGCCCTCTCCCGGGTGGTGCTGGGCGTGCACTACCCCACCGACGTGCTGGCCGGCGGCCTGACCTCGCTGGTGTGGGTGCTGGGCACGTACCAGATTCTGCGCGGACGGCTTCTGCCGCAGCACGCGGGCCGCGCATGA
- a CDS encoding DedA family protein, with product MVDLPQLLLSVSYLGIFAIVFAESGLLLGFFLPGDSLLITAGILAQQGSLHLAGVMLAVALGAIIGDSTGYLIGRRFGPAVFSRPDSRLFRPEYVERTQAFFERYGGFSLILARFVPVVRTVAPTLAGVGRMSYSRFLIYNVVGGLLWALSVPLLGYWLGGLIPHLDRYILLVVGVAVVLSLIPVGLELRKLRAGRQ from the coding sequence ATGGTCGACCTTCCCCAGCTCCTGCTCAGCGTCTCCTACCTGGGCATCTTCGCCATCGTCTTCGCCGAGAGCGGGCTGCTGCTCGGCTTTTTCCTGCCCGGCGACAGCCTGCTGATCACGGCGGGCATCCTCGCCCAGCAGGGCAGCCTGCACCTGGCGGGCGTGATGCTCGCGGTGGCCCTGGGCGCGATCATCGGGGACAGCACCGGGTACCTCATCGGGCGCCGCTTCGGCCCGGCGGTGTTCAGCCGCCCGGACAGCCGCCTGTTTCGCCCCGAGTACGTGGAGCGCACCCAGGCGTTCTTCGAGCGCTACGGGGGGTTCTCGCTGATCCTGGCCCGCTTCGTGCCGGTGGTGCGCACCGTGGCGCCGACGCTCGCCGGGGTCGGAAGGATGTCCTACTCCCGGTTCCTGATCTACAACGTCGTGGGCGGGCTGCTGTGGGCGCTCAGCGTGCCCCTGCTCGGCTACTGGCTGGGCGGCCTGATCCCGCACCTCGACCGCTACATCCTGCTGGTGGTCGGTGTGGCCGTCGTCCTGAGCCTGATCCCGGTGGGGCTGGAGCTGCGCAAGCTGCGCGCGGGGCGGCAGTGA